The genomic DNA ACGGTTTGGATCTTTTCAGGACAGATCTCCGGCGATAGTCCTCGCTGGGCAGTGCAGGAGGCTGAGCACCATGGGCAACTACTTTGCCAGGTGACGAGTGATGCCCGTGGTGAATTTTGGGTGGAGCTACCTGTAGGTAGCTATACCTTGATGGCTCAGTATGATACTGATCTTTATCTTAATTCTTTTTCTGGCGATGGTTACTATACCTCCGTTGACGTCCGCCCCGGAGAGGTGACGGACGTGACGCTAACCAACCGTGAACGAGCTACGTTTTAGCCATGCCCCCCTCCT from Candidatus Obscuribacterales bacterium includes the following:
- a CDS encoding carboxypeptidase-like regulatory domain-containing protein → TVWIFSGQISGDSPRWAVQEAEHHGQLLCQVTSDARGEFWVELPVGSYTLMAQYDTDLYLNSFSGDGYYTSVDVRPGEVTDVTLTNRERATF